From Pontibacter actiniarum, a single genomic window includes:
- a CDS encoding pyridoxal phosphate-dependent aminotransferase, producing the protein MQETEEAKAILSDRILSLAESQTIAMAKKARELAAKGNDVINLSFGEPDFQTPQYIKDAAKQAIDEGFTFYTPVPGYPELRQEIVKKFKRDNNLDFVPENIVVSTGAKQSIANAILCLVNPGDEVVIFSPYWVSYEEIVKLAEGVPVPVMGRLENDYKVTAEQLEKAITSNTKVVMYSSPCNPTGAVFDEEELMAIARVLEKHPQVYIIADEIYEYINFGGKHFSMAAIDFIRDRVVTVNGFSKGYAMTGWRVGYLAANREIAAACDKMQSQITSGTCSISQKAATAALQGGNASALEMTEAYRRRRDLVLSIMDTIPGFKTYLPNGAFYIFPEVSHYFGKQYNGNTIESARDLSMFILTDAHVAVVSGEAFGAPQCIRFSFATSDEKLVEALRRIKNSLAKLQ; encoded by the coding sequence TACTCTCCCTGGCCGAGTCGCAAACCATTGCCATGGCCAAGAAAGCCCGCGAACTGGCAGCCAAAGGCAACGATGTAATCAACCTGAGTTTCGGAGAGCCTGATTTCCAGACGCCGCAGTACATTAAGGACGCTGCCAAGCAGGCCATTGATGAGGGCTTTACCTTTTATACCCCGGTGCCGGGTTACCCGGAGCTGCGCCAGGAAATCGTTAAAAAGTTCAAGCGCGACAACAACCTGGACTTCGTGCCGGAGAACATCGTGGTGTCTACAGGGGCCAAGCAAAGTATAGCCAACGCTATTCTGTGCCTGGTAAACCCCGGCGATGAAGTGGTTATCTTCTCCCCGTACTGGGTGTCTTATGAGGAGATCGTGAAATTGGCCGAGGGGGTGCCGGTGCCGGTGATGGGGCGCCTGGAGAACGACTATAAGGTAACGGCCGAGCAACTGGAGAAGGCGATCACCTCCAACACAAAGGTGGTGATGTACTCTTCGCCGTGCAACCCGACCGGAGCCGTGTTTGACGAGGAAGAACTGATGGCCATTGCGCGCGTGCTGGAGAAGCATCCGCAGGTGTACATCATCGCCGATGAGATTTATGAGTACATCAACTTCGGGGGCAAGCACTTCAGCATGGCCGCCATCGACTTTATCCGCGACCGCGTAGTTACCGTGAACGGCTTTTCGAAAGGCTATGCCATGACGGGCTGGCGCGTAGGCTACCTGGCCGCCAACCGCGAAATTGCCGCTGCCTGCGACAAGATGCAGAGCCAGATCACGTCCGGAACCTGCTCCATCTCTCAGAAAGCCGCTACAGCCGCGCTGCAAGGCGGGAACGCCAGCGCCCTGGAAATGACGGAGGCCTACCGCCGCCGCCGCGACCTGGTGCTGAGCATCATGGACACGATCCCCGGCTTTAAAACCTACCTGCCAAACGGCGCCTTCTATATTTTCCCGGAGGTGAGCCACTACTTCGGCAAGCAGTACAACGGCAACACCATCGAAAGTGCCCGTGACCTGAGCATGTTTATACTTACCGATGCCCACGTGGCCGTGGTGAGCGGAGAGGCCTTTGGTGCACCGCAGTGTATCCGCTTCTCGTTTGCCACATCCGACGAAAAACTGGTAGAGGCACTGCGCCGCATTAAAAACAGCCTCGCAAAACTGCAGTAA
- a CDS encoding bifunctional heptose 7-phosphate kinase/heptose 1-phosphate adenyltransferase, with protein sequence MNQINSLEDIFEAFNGLKVLVVGDVMIDSYLWGKTSRISPEAPVPIVNVVKREKRLGGAANVALNVQAMGALPLLCSVIGDDQDGADYLRLMEEKGLPIEGIVQSPERVTTIKHRIIAGAQQLLRVDSEIEHNLTDYEERHLEERYLQLLEQADVVIFEDYDKGVFSKQNIQRFLELANERRVPSVIDPKKKNFLSYVGCTLFKPNLKELKEGLKVDFADENLPAFEAAVEELQQQLQVKQVLVTLSERGVFIADGDEKTYIGAHRRSISDVSGAGDTVISIAALCMALKTSLSFMAGLSNLGGGLVCEHVGVVPVDKQKLYEEAQRIRLFETHEHRIT encoded by the coding sequence ATGAACCAGATCAATAGCTTAGAAGATATTTTTGAGGCTTTCAACGGCCTGAAAGTACTGGTGGTGGGCGATGTGATGATTGACTCCTACCTGTGGGGCAAAACCTCCCGCATCTCACCTGAGGCCCCGGTGCCGATTGTAAACGTCGTGAAGCGCGAGAAGCGCCTGGGCGGGGCCGCCAACGTGGCACTCAACGTGCAGGCCATGGGGGCGCTGCCGCTGCTTTGCTCCGTAATCGGCGACGATCAGGACGGGGCCGACTACCTGCGCCTAATGGAGGAGAAGGGGCTGCCGATAGAAGGGATTGTACAGAGCCCGGAGCGCGTAACCACAATCAAGCACCGCATTATTGCCGGTGCCCAGCAGCTGCTGCGCGTAGATTCTGAAATTGAGCACAACCTCACCGACTACGAGGAGCGCCACCTGGAGGAGCGCTATCTGCAACTGCTGGAGCAGGCCGACGTGGTCATTTTTGAGGACTACGACAAAGGCGTGTTTTCGAAGCAGAACATACAGCGTTTCCTGGAGTTGGCCAATGAGCGCAGGGTGCCAAGCGTCATCGACCCGAAAAAGAAAAATTTCCTGAGCTATGTGGGCTGTACGCTCTTTAAGCCGAACTTAAAGGAGCTGAAGGAAGGGCTGAAGGTCGATTTTGCAGATGAAAACCTACCCGCCTTCGAAGCCGCCGTAGAAGAACTGCAGCAGCAGCTGCAGGTAAAGCAGGTGCTGGTGACGTTATCGGAAAGAGGTGTTTTTATAGCCGATGGCGACGAGAAAACGTACATCGGGGCGCACCGCCGCTCCATCTCCGACGTGTCCGGCGCTGGAGACACCGTAATTAGTATCGCAGCGCTCTGTATGGCGCTAAAAACCTCCCTGTCATTTATGGCTGGCCTCAGTAACCTGGGCGGTGGCCTGGTTTGCGAACACGTGGGCGTGGTGCCCGTGGATAAGCAAAAGCTGTATGAGGAGGCGCAGCGCATAAGGTTGTTTGAAACACATGAACACAGAATCACTTAA
- a CDS encoding TrkH family potassium uptake protein, producing the protein MNTESLNRLLYDSKLTAYKVMRRTTYVLTIVAVGLLLYAHGVVTDQGRLQLLYYAIDGILAIFVIIYFLRILYSFEREKFLRRTWFEGVLMSIVFVNQVFTYMLGIPLIYNIFDGIGIPLSVELYRVIVSMYMLVFLIVELLETRIHLRTMHLDPSITFLLSFVFLILLGSGLFMLPKMTNSPDGIRFLDALFMATSASCVTGLAVVDPGTYFTFAGQVVLLTLIQFGGLGILTFATFFASLMRQGIGVKQHVAMQELMESESLFSTKGLLRQLILLTLTIEGVGAVVLFMLWGPEVQFTNLGSKIFFSIFHSISAFCNAGFSLYPEGLYTQPVRFSYLLHLTVAMLIIFGGLGIPTIIDIFSPAAMRTRMRMPWKNWKMLTRVIVYTTASLLALGTVGFFLLEYFNTLSHMNFSEALITSFFQSVTTRTAGFNTVDISALTVPTLLMFIFLMFIGASPGSTGGGIKTTTFTVILFAVATTIRNKRNMEIGYRTIPHSVAYKAFSVFTFAAIINILFVFILSISDAQFDILKLAFEQVSAFATVGLSTGITAGLSDVGKCVIILSMYLGRVGTLTLALALSTRASTTAYKYPATHLAVG; encoded by the coding sequence ATGAACACAGAATCACTTAACAGATTATTGTATGACAGCAAGTTGACGGCGTATAAAGTAATGCGCCGCACAACGTATGTCTTAACCATTGTGGCCGTTGGCCTGCTGCTTTATGCCCATGGCGTTGTAACGGACCAGGGCCGGCTGCAACTGCTGTACTATGCCATTGATGGTATCCTGGCGATATTCGTTATTATTTATTTTCTGCGGATACTGTACAGTTTTGAGCGGGAGAAGTTTCTCCGGCGCACCTGGTTCGAGGGTGTGCTGATGTCCATTGTTTTCGTGAACCAGGTGTTCACGTACATGCTGGGCATCCCGCTTATCTACAACATCTTCGATGGGATTGGCATACCGCTGTCGGTGGAGCTCTACAGGGTGATTGTGTCTATGTACATGCTAGTGTTCCTGATTGTGGAGCTGCTGGAGACGCGCATCCACCTGAGAACGATGCACCTGGACCCTTCCATCACCTTTCTGCTTAGTTTCGTGTTTCTGATTCTGTTGGGCAGCGGTCTGTTTATGCTGCCCAAGATGACCAACTCGCCGGACGGGATCCGCTTTCTGGATGCCCTCTTTATGGCCACCAGCGCCTCCTGCGTAACAGGGCTGGCCGTGGTGGACCCCGGCACCTATTTTACCTTTGCGGGGCAGGTGGTGCTGCTGACGCTTATTCAGTTTGGCGGCCTGGGCATCCTGACGTTTGCCACTTTCTTTGCTTCGCTCATGCGGCAGGGGATCGGGGTGAAGCAGCACGTTGCCATGCAGGAGCTCATGGAGAGCGAATCGCTTTTCTCTACCAAAGGGTTGCTGCGCCAGCTGATCCTCCTGACCCTTACCATAGAAGGGGTGGGGGCTGTGGTGCTGTTTATGCTGTGGGGGCCTGAGGTGCAGTTTACCAACCTGGGCAGCAAGATATTTTTCTCGATCTTCCACTCCATTTCGGCTTTCTGTAACGCCGGTTTCTCGCTCTACCCGGAAGGGCTCTACACGCAGCCGGTGCGCTTTTCATACTTGCTGCACCTAACGGTGGCCATGCTGATCATCTTTGGCGGCCTGGGTATACCAACGATCATCGATATTTTCTCGCCGGCGGCCATGCGCACCCGCATGCGCATGCCCTGGAAGAACTGGAAAATGCTGACGCGGGTGATCGTGTACACCACGGCCTCCTTGCTGGCGCTGGGGACTGTCGGCTTCTTTTTGCTGGAGTACTTCAACACGCTGTCGCACATGAACTTTTCGGAGGCGCTTATCACCTCCTTCTTCCAGTCGGTTACCACACGCACGGCAGGCTTCAACACCGTGGATATCTCGGCACTGACGGTGCCTACGCTGCTGATGTTCATCTTCCTGATGTTTATTGGGGCGTCGCCGGGCTCAACGGGTGGCGGTATCAAAACAACAACGTTCACGGTTATCCTTTTTGCGGTGGCGACCACCATACGCAACAAGCGCAACATGGAGATAGGCTACCGTACTATACCGCACTCTGTCGCCTACAAGGCCTTCTCGGTGTTTACGTTTGCGGCTATCATCAACATCCTGTTCGTCTTTATACTTTCCATTTCCGACGCACAGTTCGATATTCTGAAACTGGCCTTCGAGCAGGTTTCGGCTTTTGCCACGGTAGGCCTTAGTACAGGTATAACGGCGGGTTTGTCGGATGTGGGCAAATGCGTAATCATACTTTCGATGTACCTGGGTAGGGTAGGTACGCTGACGCTGGCGCTGGCACTCAGTACCCGTGCCTCTACCACGGCCTACAAGTACCCGGCCACGCACCTGGCTGTCGGCTAG
- the hemE gene encoding uroporphyrinogen decarboxylase, translated as MQLKNDLLIRAAKGEAVERTPVWLMRQAGRILPEYRAVRESLSGFKELVETPDLAAEVTIQPVDILDVDAAIIFSDILVVPEAMGCTYEMVEKRGPLFPNTIRSEADMKKLRVADPHEHLNYVLEAIKVTKRALNGRVPLIGFAGAPWTILAYMVEGSGSKTFSHARGMLYTNPKLAHQLLRMITDTTIAYLQAQVQAGANLIQVFDSWAGILSPAHYREFALPYISEICDAINEVPVTVFAKGAFFALEDFSKLNCETIGLDWNMEVAKARQQVGPNKTLQGNMDPCLLYSSFDTIERETKKMLQEFGPQRHIANLGHGVYPDTDPEKVKCFVQTVKEYGGVISE; from the coding sequence ATGCAACTGAAGAACGACTTGCTTATAAGAGCCGCGAAGGGTGAAGCCGTAGAACGCACCCCGGTTTGGCTGATGCGCCAGGCTGGCCGCATTTTACCTGAATACCGTGCCGTACGTGAGAGCCTGAGTGGCTTTAAGGAACTGGTGGAAACGCCGGACCTGGCCGCTGAAGTAACCATACAGCCTGTAGATATACTGGATGTGGATGCCGCCATTATCTTCTCTGACATCCTGGTGGTGCCGGAGGCGATGGGCTGTACCTACGAAATGGTGGAAAAACGGGGCCCACTGTTCCCCAACACTATCCGCTCGGAGGCTGATATGAAGAAGCTCCGCGTGGCTGACCCGCACGAGCACCTGAACTATGTGCTGGAGGCCATCAAGGTGACCAAGAGAGCCCTTAACGGCCGCGTGCCGCTTATCGGCTTTGCCGGAGCCCCCTGGACCATCCTGGCCTACATGGTAGAAGGAAGCGGATCAAAGACGTTCTCCCATGCGCGCGGCATGCTGTATACCAACCCTAAGCTGGCGCACCAGCTGCTCCGCATGATCACCGACACCACCATTGCCTACCTGCAGGCGCAGGTGCAGGCCGGTGCCAACCTGATCCAGGTGTTCGACTCATGGGCGGGCATCCTGTCGCCGGCACATTACCGCGAGTTTGCCTTGCCGTATATTTCCGAAATCTGCGACGCCATCAACGAAGTGCCGGTAACGGTATTCGCCAAAGGCGCTTTCTTCGCCCTGGAAGACTTCAGCAAGCTGAACTGCGAAACCATCGGCCTGGACTGGAACATGGAGGTTGCCAAGGCACGCCAGCAGGTTGGCCCAAACAAAACGCTGCAAGGCAACATGGACCCATGCCTGCTGTACAGCTCCTTCGACACCATCGAGCGCGAAACGAAGAAAATGCTGCAGGAATTCGGTCCGCAGCGCCATATTGCAAACCTCGGCCACGGGGTTTACCCAGACACTGACCCGGAGAAAGTGAAGTGCTTTGTGCAGACCGTAAAGGAATACGGCGGCGTTATAAGCGAGTAA
- a CDS encoding MarC family protein produces the protein MELVLATFSALFTVVNPFGAMPVFLTLTQDDTPHNRNQQALRACIYMALMLSVFFLAGQYVLNFFGIRLSDIRIAGGLMIMRAGFGLLTSKAHRGRKVSKGVLQEGLEKDDISFTPLAMPMLSGPGAIAVSIGLYTPALSYSALGLTIFSIALVAAVTFIILRFSHQLISYLGKAGLLALSRIMGFIVLAIGVNFISTGVLTLLSR, from the coding sequence ATGGAACTAGTATTGGCCACTTTTTCGGCACTTTTTACCGTTGTAAACCCTTTCGGCGCCATGCCGGTCTTCCTCACCCTCACCCAGGACGACACGCCTCACAACCGGAACCAGCAGGCGCTGCGGGCCTGCATCTACATGGCGCTCATGCTTTCGGTCTTCTTTCTGGCTGGCCAGTACGTGCTTAACTTTTTTGGCATCCGGTTATCCGATATTCGCATAGCCGGCGGGCTGATGATTATGCGGGCCGGCTTCGGGCTGCTTACCAGCAAGGCGCACAGGGGCAGAAAAGTGTCCAAAGGCGTGCTGCAGGAAGGCCTGGAGAAAGACGACATCTCCTTTACGCCGCTGGCGATGCCCATGCTGTCGGGGCCGGGCGCTATTGCGGTGAGCATCGGCCTGTACACGCCCGCACTCTCCTACTCCGCCCTGGGCCTTACAATCTTTTCGATCGCCCTGGTAGCAGCCGTTACATTTATCATACTGCGCTTTTCGCACCAGCTCATAAGCTACCTGGGCAAGGCCGGGCTCCTGGCCCTTTCGCGCATCATGGGCTTCATTGTGCTCGCCATCGGGGTTAACTTTATCAGTACCGGCGTACTAACACTGCTGAGCAGGTAA
- a CDS encoding dienelactone hydrolase family protein, protein MKRTLYILALCLLTFVSARAQGKMTCCAKPKPAEKGQAEATEKFAMLGNDAAFVQKHENPLPFALQNGKGQRITYQTPDGKTANAYLVKAEKETDEYVFMIHEWWGLNDYIMREAERLAQELGNVNILALDLYDGKVATTQEQAGQFMQAVEEGRARAIINGALQYAGEDADVATIGWCFGGGWALQTAIMAGDKAEAAVMYYGMPEQNMERLKKLDAPVLGIFASQDQWITPKVVAAFRQNMEKAGKELTVKMYDADHAFANPSNPKYKAAFADEAHEAAVAFIKEHLD, encoded by the coding sequence ATGAAAAGGACCCTGTACATACTGGCACTGTGCCTCCTGACTTTTGTTTCTGCCCGCGCACAGGGTAAAATGACCTGCTGCGCCAAGCCAAAGCCGGCCGAAAAGGGGCAGGCAGAGGCCACAGAGAAGTTTGCGATGCTTGGCAACGATGCCGCTTTCGTGCAGAAGCACGAAAATCCTCTGCCTTTTGCCCTGCAGAACGGCAAGGGCCAGCGCATTACCTACCAAACGCCTGACGGGAAAACAGCCAACGCCTATCTCGTTAAAGCCGAAAAAGAAACGGATGAGTATGTTTTTATGATCCACGAGTGGTGGGGCCTGAACGACTACATCATGCGTGAGGCAGAGCGCCTGGCACAGGAGCTAGGCAACGTGAACATCCTGGCGCTGGACCTGTATGACGGTAAGGTAGCCACCACACAGGAGCAGGCCGGGCAGTTTATGCAGGCCGTGGAGGAAGGCAGAGCCAGGGCCATCATCAACGGTGCGCTGCAGTATGCCGGAGAAGACGCAGACGTTGCCACGATCGGCTGGTGCTTCGGTGGCGGCTGGGCCCTGCAAACCGCCATCATGGCCGGCGACAAGGCAGAGGCCGCCGTTATGTACTACGGCATGCCCGAGCAAAATATGGAACGCCTGAAGAAGCTCGACGCCCCCGTACTAGGGATCTTCGCCAGCCAGGACCAGTGGATCACCCCTAAGGTGGTAGCAGCGTTCAGGCAGAACATGGAGAAGGCCGGTAAGGAACTGACCGTTAAAATGTACGACGCAGACCACGCCTTTGCGAACCCCAGCAACCCCAAGTATAAGGCCGCGTTTGCCGATGAGGCACATGAAGCAGCAGTCGCCTTTATCAAGGAGCACCTGGATTAG
- a CDS encoding NYN domain-containing protein codes for MKNTSRDNKIDKMAMLIDGDNAQPSLIVKLLAEAGKYGAPTIRRIYGDWTTPQMNGWKECLNNHAIQPIQQFRYTVGKNATDSALIIDAMDLLHSELVDGFCIVSSDSDYTRLATRIREEGIFVMGIGQRKTPKPFVNACNVFIFTENLTDDIDDRKIAETEKTGENGSGSNRPNPVPLLKEAFAMAVDEEGWAHLGMMGSNLRQLDPSFDPRTFGYGQLLQLIKAHKDLFTIRKEDDKGRSAVYIKRKDKRRSKPRKKAPEAAANNA; via the coding sequence ATGAAGAACACATCAAGAGATAATAAAATAGACAAGATGGCCATGCTGATTGACGGCGACAATGCCCAGCCCAGCCTGATTGTAAAGCTTCTAGCCGAGGCCGGCAAGTACGGAGCGCCCACCATCCGCCGCATTTACGGCGACTGGACCACGCCGCAGATGAACGGCTGGAAAGAGTGCCTGAACAACCATGCCATACAGCCCATCCAGCAGTTTCGCTACACCGTCGGCAAAAACGCGACCGACAGCGCCCTGATTATCGATGCCATGGACCTGTTGCACTCAGAGCTGGTGGACGGTTTCTGCATCGTCTCCTCCGACAGCGACTACACCCGCCTGGCTACACGCATCCGGGAAGAGGGCATATTTGTGATGGGTATCGGCCAGCGCAAAACGCCCAAGCCGTTCGTTAACGCCTGTAACGTGTTTATCTTTACAGAGAACCTGACCGATGATATTGACGACCGTAAAATTGCCGAGACCGAGAAAACGGGCGAAAACGGCAGCGGCTCCAACCGCCCTAACCCCGTGCCTCTGCTGAAAGAGGCCTTCGCGATGGCGGTGGACGAGGAGGGCTGGGCACACCTGGGCATGATGGGCAGCAACCTGCGCCAGCTCGACCCCAGCTTTGACCCGCGCACCTTTGGCTACGGACAGCTGCTACAGCTCATCAAGGCCCACAAAGACCTCTTCACGATCCGGAAGGAGGATGACAAGGGGCGCTCTGCTGTGTACATCAAACGCAAAGACAAACGCCGAAGCAAACCACGCAAAAAGGCCCCCGAGGCTGCTGCAAACAATGCCTGA
- a CDS encoding DUF1028 domain-containing protein: MRKYKAILLAMGVSLLGVLGSAKAQAFKAEEPLAHTYSIVARDPKTGELAVGVQSHWFSVGTAVPWAEAGVGAVATQSFTNKSFGPRGLALLKEGKTPEEALAILLADDEGREVRQVAIIDAQGRVAAHTGKQCIRYAGDITGKNFSVQANMMLTDKVWPAMAKAFEKSEGQPLAERVLLALQAAEQAGGDIRGKQSAALVVVPGQKAEPWEAKTIDLRVDDSDKPLEELERLLQVYRAYEHMNKGDLAVEKGQMKEAMQEYGKAEAMFPNNLEMKYWHAIGLANSGQIEEAARLLREVYKKDENWRELTSRLPEVGLLDVSKQQMEKLMK, from the coding sequence ATGAGAAAGTATAAAGCAATATTACTGGCAATGGGAGTTTCCTTATTGGGCGTGCTCGGTTCGGCTAAAGCGCAGGCTTTTAAGGCGGAGGAGCCGCTGGCACACACGTATTCCATCGTAGCACGCGACCCTAAAACAGGCGAGTTGGCCGTAGGCGTGCAGAGCCACTGGTTTTCGGTGGGTACGGCGGTGCCCTGGGCGGAGGCGGGCGTAGGCGCGGTAGCCACGCAGTCTTTCACCAACAAATCGTTTGGCCCCAGAGGGCTGGCCTTGCTAAAGGAGGGCAAAACACCGGAAGAGGCCCTGGCCATACTGCTGGCAGATGATGAGGGGCGCGAGGTGCGCCAGGTGGCGATAATAGATGCGCAGGGCCGTGTGGCGGCCCACACAGGGAAGCAGTGCATCCGGTACGCCGGCGACATTACGGGCAAGAACTTCTCGGTGCAGGCGAACATGATGCTGACCGACAAAGTATGGCCGGCCATGGCAAAGGCCTTCGAGAAAAGCGAAGGGCAGCCGCTGGCCGAGCGGGTGCTGCTGGCGCTGCAGGCCGCAGAGCAGGCGGGCGGCGACATTCGCGGAAAGCAGTCGGCCGCGCTGGTGGTGGTGCCGGGGCAGAAAGCCGAGCCGTGGGAGGCCAAAACCATCGACCTGCGCGTGGATGACAGCGATAAGCCACTGGAAGAGCTGGAGCGCCTCCTGCAAGTGTACCGCGCCTATGAGCACATGAACAAAGGCGATTTGGCCGTGGAGAAGGGGCAGATGAAGGAGGCCATGCAGGAGTATGGAAAAGCCGAGGCCATGTTCCCGAACAACCTCGAAATGAAGTACTGGCACGCCATCGGCCTGGCCAACAGCGGGCAGATAGAGGAGGCTGCCAGGCTGCTGCGCGAGGTTTACAAGAAAGATGAGAACTGGCGCGAGCTCACCAGCCGCCTGCCTGAGGTGGGGCTGCTGGACGTGAGCAAGCAGCAGATGGAGAAGCTAATGAAGTAA
- a CDS encoding M20/M25/M40 family metallo-hydrolase gives MLNKKNLRHLMVAAAAAFAMPAMAQQNYAQDSATIKKIYDNALTSFESYENLRYLTKQIGARLSGSPQAAAAVEWSRQVMEDMDLDRVYLQPVMVPHWVRGDKEIGRITNSKLIGTADAPICALGGSVGTGEAGLSAEVVEVKNFEELEKLGKKNVKGKIVFFNRPFDNTLVETMGAYGGAVDQRGGGPVAAAKLGAVGVLVRSMTNDFQDVPHTGNTRYADGVAKIPAAAISTNGAEQLSKLLKNDPNLKFYMRMTSETLPDVLSYNVIGEIKGTERPDEIIVVGGHLDSWDLGEGAHDDGTGCVQSIEVLRLMKDLGIKPKRTIRAVMFMNEENGLRGGLKYAEEAKSKGEKHIAAIESDAGGFTPRGFGIEGSDAQLQQVLTWKPLLAPYGLHNIGEGHGGADIGPLKGQGTVALIGFKPDSQRYFDYHHTAIDTFEQVNRREVQLGAASMASLVYLLSEYGLNGTTAKAQK, from the coding sequence ATGCTGAACAAAAAGAACCTACGCCACCTGATGGTAGCGGCGGCCGCGGCATTTGCCATGCCGGCCATGGCCCAGCAAAACTATGCACAAGACTCGGCCACGATCAAGAAGATCTACGACAATGCCCTCACCAGCTTTGAGAGCTATGAGAACCTGCGCTACCTGACCAAGCAGATCGGGGCCCGGCTGAGCGGATCGCCTCAGGCCGCCGCTGCCGTAGAGTGGAGCCGGCAGGTAATGGAAGACATGGATCTGGATCGTGTGTACCTGCAGCCGGTGATGGTGCCGCATTGGGTGCGTGGCGATAAGGAAATCGGGCGTATCACAAACTCCAAGCTGATCGGCACTGCGGATGCCCCTATCTGTGCGCTGGGCGGCTCGGTTGGCACCGGAGAGGCGGGCCTGAGCGCCGAAGTGGTGGAGGTGAAAAACTTTGAGGAACTGGAGAAGCTGGGTAAGAAAAACGTTAAAGGCAAGATTGTATTCTTCAACCGCCCTTTCGATAATACACTGGTAGAGACGATGGGTGCCTACGGTGGCGCGGTAGACCAGCGCGGCGGTGGCCCGGTGGCAGCCGCCAAGCTGGGAGCTGTTGGCGTGCTGGTGCGCTCCATGACAAACGACTTCCAGGATGTGCCGCACACCGGTAACACCCGCTACGCCGACGGAGTGGCCAAGATACCGGCGGCGGCTATCAGCACAAACGGCGCCGAGCAGTTGAGCAAGCTGTTGAAAAACGACCCGAACCTGAAGTTCTACATGCGCATGACCAGCGAAACGCTGCCGGATGTGCTGTCATACAACGTGATCGGGGAGATTAAAGGCACTGAGAGACCTGATGAGATTATTGTTGTCGGCGGCCACCTGGACTCCTGGGACCTGGGAGAGGGTGCCCATGACGACGGCACCGGCTGTGTGCAGTCGATAGAGGTGCTGCGCCTGATGAAGGATCTGGGCATTAAACCGAAACGCACTATCCGCGCCGTTATGTTTATGAACGAGGAGAACGGGTTGCGCGGTGGCCTTAAGTATGCAGAGGAAGCCAAGTCGAAGGGCGAGAAGCATATTGCCGCTATTGAGTCGGATGCCGGTGGCTTTACCCCGCGCGGCTTCGGCATAGAGGGCAGCGATGCCCAGCTACAGCAGGTGCTGACCTGGAAGCCCCTACTGGCGCCCTACGGCCTGCACAACATTGGCGAGGGTCACGGCGGAGCCGACATCGGTCCGCTGAAGGGACAGGGAACAGTAGCCCTTATCGGTTTTAAACCGGACTCGCAGCGTTATTTTGACTATCACCACACAGCCATCGATACCTTTGAGCAGGTAAACCGCCGCGAAGTGCAGTTAGGCGCAGCCTCTATGGCTTCGCTGGTGTATCTACTCTCGGAGTATGGCCTGAACGGTACGACCGCAAAAGCGCAGAAATAG